In Salvelinus namaycush isolate Seneca chromosome 15, SaNama_1.0, whole genome shotgun sequence, a genomic segment contains:
- the LOC120060333 gene encoding multiple epidermal growth factor-like domains protein 9, whose amino-acid sequence MECWGVLTAIAAACLLGVVVSQTTAPMFALSVMNTTFIENVTETTTFSETPTFNEKETATSHMILSTTSPGCSALCEACVPGSYSDNDTILCSCCHEPGLCLFTGACLPCSRGFFQSLAGQQRCLPCSQGFYTNFTGSPVCQSCPAGSYSNNTGSDSCQSCSPGFYTSQQNATLCSPCQRGTFCNASRCALCQICPAGTESLQAAAKECTPCRPGLHKAPRQSMCQICSSGFFQIHWGQETCNLCPENHYCPSPDVNPILCPGVAFCPEGSTAPGYCMETFFRKAGEDCELAPIAIALLVIGGGVALLFVILLVLRRMRDTDGELSLARQFLLTKERPQGEYYGIPGDAAPVYAGW is encoded by the exons ATGGAATGTTGGGGAGTTTTGACTGCGATAGCTGCCGCTTGTCTGCTAG GTGTGGTGGTGAGCCAGACGACGGCTCCGATGTTCGCTCTTTCTGTGATGAACACCACATTCATTGAGAATGTGACAGAAACAACCACATTCAGTGAGACCCCTACATTCAATGAGAAAGAGACAGCAACCTCCCATATGATCCTCAGCACCACGTCCCCAGGCTGCTCTGCCCTCTGTGAGGCCTGTGTCCCAGGGTCCTATTCCGACAACG ACACCATCCTGTGTTCCTGCTGCCATGAGCCAGGGTTGTGTCTGTTCACTGGGGCTTGCCTCCCATGTTCCAGAGGGTTCTTTCAGAGTCTGGCTGGACAACAGCGATGTCTGCCCTGCAGCCAGGGTTTTTACACCAA TTTCACCGGCAGCCCTGTGTGTCAGTCCTGCCCCGCAGGCTCCTACAGCAACAACACAGGCTCCGACTCCTGCCAAAGTTGTTCTCCAG GTTTCTATACGTCTCAACAAAATGCCACATTGTGCAGTCCATGTCAACGAGGAACATTCTGCAA CGCTTCCAGGTGTGCTCTGTGTCAGATCTGTCCTGCTGGTACAGAGTCCCTCCAGGCTGCTGCCAAGGAATGCACACCTTGTCGTCCAG GCCTGCACAAGGCTCCCCGTCAGAGTATGTGTCAAATCTGCAGCAGCGGCTTCTTCCAGATCCACTGGGGCCAGGAGACCTGTAACCTCTGCCCCGAAAACCACTACTGCCCA AGTCCAGACGTGAACCCCATCCTGTGCCCTGGCGTTGCCTTCTGTCCTGAAGGCAGCACTGCTCCAGGTTACTGCATGGAGACCTTCTTCCGCAAGGCAGGGGAGGACTGCGAGCTGGCCCCTATCGCCATTGCTCTACTTGTCATTGGAGGAGGGG TGGCCCTACTCTTTGTCATCCTACTGGTGTTGCGTCGAATGCGAGACACAGATGGAGAGCTTTCCCTCGCGCGACAATTTCTGTTAACCAAAGAGAGGCCGCAAGGTGAATACTACGGGATCCCAGGTGATGCCGCGCCAGTATATGCTGGTTGGTGA
- the LOC120060336 gene encoding 39S ribosomal protein L35, mitochondrial-like codes for MAATMARNVPGLMRPLTLFARGQQICRFSTIINRQTVQRSLVTTPAWASLSAKGFQTPKQSILQRVAPFIPNLVQQPSRNLTYISVKKGKRKSVRSVVKRFMRLHCGLWIRRKAGYKKKLWKKLPARKKRLREHVFCNKTQNKLLDKMTTKFWKRRNWFVNDPYKKYHERVNLKV; via the exons ATGGCAGCCACCATGGCCAGGAACGTCCCTG GCTTGATGAGGCCGTTGACTCTGTTTGCCAGGGGACAGCAGATATGTCGGTTCTCCACCATAATCAATCGTCAAACTGTCCAGAGGTCTCTGGTCACTACTCCTGCATGGGCCTCTCTGTCCGCCAAAGGCTTCCAGACACCCAAGCAGAGCATCCTGCAACG GGTTGCACCTTTCATTCCCAACCTGGTCCAGCAACCAAGCAGAAACCTCACGTACATCAGTGTGAAAAAAGGAAAGAGGAAATCTGTGAGGTCAGTGGTGAAGAGGTTCATGCGTCTGCACTGTGGTCTGTGGATTAGACGCAAG GCTGGATACAAGAAAAAACTGTGGAAGAAGTTGCCTGCCAGAAAGAAGCGTTTAAGGGAGCATGTGTTTTGTAACAAAACACAGAATAAGCTCTTGGACAAAATGACCACAAAATTCTGGAAGAGGAGGAACTGGTTTGTCAATGATCCCTACAAGAAATATCATGAACGTGTCAACCTGAAAGTCTAA